The Rhododendron vialii isolate Sample 1 chromosome 5a, ASM3025357v1 genome contains a region encoding:
- the LOC131327073 gene encoding uncharacterized protein LOC131327073, protein MSQGRNNYEEALQLLPKTISAKNGEGAGKTESISTGCLYRVPDELRKLNESAYTPRLIAIGPFHQDDKHLQTPMQQVKKSYANHLLHRLTEGIEDPGLAERKKFTLLQECAAEMKMSMDEAQKFYAEDVTLDEEMMLVDGCFILELLYRFYESKNIPKLEEEQEKPIRASTSSSPLLSPHLQVPSTRLYAEKLTRREEEMTRRQRPLGGEIEMKISSGTKTSDPIFDSKLTATTVQNDLLLLENQIPFFVLEKLFRLTVDRIPNNRPHMFSLTYYVSLYFGNIMSPEESSTNSSAAATSCGSPSDTVLWISGNKIMKSSEEDEVLTNASYYHILHKIHEDYRPHNPADQIENKELSEFMPCASELDYAGVKFVRGTGKDLLEFKFTEPKGPFWWCHRARFEIPTLVICDPTEPFLINLIAFEQCCPGVSQHFTSYAFLMGMLVNSDKDVELLKKAGVLHNYLGGSEDSTDLFDNLCKEIVLGEFFFADTCNRATEYSERFWQKNLRGVRRTYFDHPWTLIAFCLGLIPFGMTMVSLLSRVSFS, encoded by the exons ATGAGTCAGGGGAGGAATAACTATGAGGAAGCACTTCAACTCCTTCCAAAGACCATCTCTGCAAAAAACGGTGAAGGTGCCGGAAAAACAGAATCCATCTCTACTGGTTGCCTTTACAGGGTGCCCGATGAGCTTCGAAAGCTGAATGAAAGCGCCTACACCCCTCGCCTCATCGCTATCGGCCCTTTCCATCAGGATGACAAACACCTCCAGACGCCTATGCAGCAAGTCAAAAAGAGCTACGCAAATCACCTACTTCATCGACTGACTGAAGGAATAGAGGATCCGGGACTAGCCGAGCGGAAAAAGTTCACGTTGTTACAAGAATGTGCAGCTGAAATGAAGATGTCGATGGATGAGGCACAGAAATTCTACGCGGAAGACGTTACGCTGGATGAGGAAATGATGTTGGTCGACGGTTGCTTCATCCTCGAACTGCTCTACAGATTCTACGAGTCAAAGAACATACCCAAAttagaagaagaacaagaaaagcCCATCAGAGCATCTACATCATCTTCACCGCTTTTGTCACCCCATTTACAGGTGCCTTCGACAAGACTTTACGCAGAGAAGCTAACAAGGAGAGAGGAAGA AATGACTAGAAGGCAGAGGCCTCTGGGAGgagagatagaaatgaaaatCAGCAGCGGAACAAAAACTAGCGACCCTATTTTTGATAGCAAGCTGACTGCAACTACCGTCCAGAACGACTTGCTACTCCTCGAGAACCAGATCCCTTTCTTTGTGCTTGAGAAATTGTTTCGACTCACTGTGGATCGGATCCCGAATAATCGTCCCCATATGTTTTCACTCACTTATTACGTCTCTCTGTACTTTGGCAACATAATGAGTCCAGAAGAAAGTTCGACAAATAGTAGCGCGGCGGCTACTAGTTGTGGTTCGCCTAGTGACACTGTCCTTTGGATTTCTGGCAACAAAATCATGAAAAGTtctgaagaagatgaagttctAACTAATGCTAGTTACTATCACATCCTTCATAAAATACATGAGGATTACCGTCCACATAATCCAGCTGATCAGATAGAAAACAAAGAACTTAGCGAATTCATGCCTTGTGCATCAGAGCTCGACTATGCAGGAGTCAAGTTTGTGCGCGGTACTGGAAAAGATCTATTGGAGTTCAAGTTTACTGAACCTAAAGGCCCATTCTGGTGGTGTCACAGGGCCCGCTTTGAAATCCCAACTCTAGTGATATGCGACCCCACAGAGCCATTCCTCATAAACCTCATCGCCTTCGAACAGTGTTGCCCGGGGGTTTCACAGCACTTCACGTCCTATGCATTCCTCATGGGCATGCTTGTGAACTCTGACAAAGACGTGGAGTTGCTAAAAAAGGCTGGAGTCCTGCACAACTATTTGGGTGGTAGCGAGGACTCCACCGACCTTTTTGACAACCTGTGCAAGGAAATTGTTCTAGGGGAGTTCTTTTTCGCCGACACGTGCAACAGAGCCACAGAGTATAGTGAGCGTTTTTGGCAGAAGAACTTGAGAGGCGTTAGAAGAACGTACTTCGATCATCCATGGACGCTCATAGCTTTCTGTCTGGGCCTTATCCCTTTTGGCATGACGATGGTTTCGCTCTTGTCAAGAGTTTCCTTTAGTTAA